From a single Scylla paramamosain isolate STU-SP2022 chromosome 28, ASM3559412v1, whole genome shotgun sequence genomic region:
- the LOC135114794 gene encoding protein tipE-like, giving the protein MEPPPEKEESFLSQLKYYTTLTLGTTACVSSFVFMFMIPWVLDPSISTLMANFDPDPVVCKTVRSDHEMGTKNCTWSSCKHGCTRDIFECDQIYVNYMLVPMADFEGQDIDDDDELWVGRGLPIFINIKACGYPPATNCTVFSYNYAPEGSIFPCYYSRADPDLVITNYDWNKEVQYIIMALLIPNMLCGISLGVVSYWWYPGCQKRRCQYQLPPDQEDASCNMENEDDDDDDLDEEDCEAGRDLSREDNEMMDKKNRSHEEEKDRDTSINMPEEKV; this is encoded by the exons ATGGAACCTCCtccagagaaggaagaaagcttTCTGAGTCAGTTGAAGTACTACACCACCCTCACGCTCGGCACCACGGCCTGCGTCTCTTCCTTCGTGTTCATGTTCATGATCCCGTGGGTGCTCGATCCTTCCATCTCGACTCTCATGGCGAACTTCGATCCTGACCCTGTAGTGTGCAAGACCGTCCGCTCGGACCACGAGATGGGCACCAAGAACTGCACGTGGTCGTCCTGCAAGCACGGCTGCACCAGGGACATCTTCGAGTGTGACCAGATCTACGTCAACTATATGCTGGTGCCCATGGCTGACTTCGAGGGCCAGGACattgacgacgacgacgagctGTGGGTGGGGCGCGGCCTGCCCATCTTCATCAACATCAAGGCGTGCGGCTACCCCCCCGCCACCAACTGCACCGTCTTCAGCTACAACTACGCGCCCGAGGGATCCATCTTCCCCTGCTACTACTCCCGCGCCGACCCAGACCTGGTCATCACCAACTACGACTGGAACAAGGAGGTGCAGTACATCATCATGGCGCTGCTCATCCCCAACATGCTTTGCGGCATCTCCCTGGGCGTCGTCAGTTACTGGTGGTACCCGGGCTGCCAAAAGCGGCGCTGCCAGTACCAGCTGCCCCCGGACCAGGAGGACGCCTCGTGCAATAtggagaacgaggacgacgacgacgacgacctGGATGAGGAGGACTGCGAGGCCGGGAGGGACCTGAGCAGGGAGGACAACGAGATGATggacaagaagaacaggagccacgaggaagagaaggaccgCGACACCTCCATCAACATGCCGGAAGA GAAGGTGTGA